The genomic region CAGCTTGCCGCCGCGCTTGGTCTCCTCGATCTCGGCCTTCGCGCTCACGGTGATCGAGCCGCGGCCGGTGAGGTACGCCTGGCGAATTCCGTCGCGACCGCAGATCAGCGCGCCGGTCGGGAAGTCCGGTCCCGGAATCCTCTCGAGCAGCTCGTCGATCGTGCAGTCGGGGCTCTTCGCGACGAGCGTGACCGCGTCGATCAGCTCGCCGAGGTTGTGCGGCGGGATGTTCGTCGCCATCCCGACCGCGATGCCCTGCGAGCCGTTCGCGAGGAGATTCGGGAAGCGCGCGGGCAGAACGCGCGGCTCGACGCGGTTGCCGTCGAAGTTCGGCTGGAAGTCGACCGTCTCGCGATCGATGTCCCGTAACAACTCCGTCGCGATCGCGCGCAGTCGCGCTTCCGTGTAGCGATACGCGGCCGGCGGATCCCCGTCGATCGAGCCGAAGTTGCCTTGGCCGTCCACGAGCGTGTACCGGAGCGACCACGGCTGGGCCATGCGCGCCATCGCTTCGTAGATCGGCGCATCGCTGTGCGGGTGGTAGTGCTTGATCACTTCGCCGACGACGCCCGCGCTCTTCGAGTACGGGCGATTCGGCTGCAGGCCCTCGTCGTGCATCGCGTACAGGATCCGGCGGTGCACGGGCTTGAGTCCGTCGCGCACGTCGGGCAGTGCGCGGCTCACGATCACCGACATCGAGTAGTCGAGGAACGAGGTGCGGACCTCGTCCTCGATGTTCACCGGCTGCGCGGGCGCGCCCGGACCCTGCGGCGGCGGCGCGGCGGTGTCGTCCTCGGGTCGCTTCTCGTCGGCCATTCTCTACGACTCTCCGTTCGCCTTCGGCTCACTGCGCGCGGCCTGCGCCGCTCGCGCGGCGCTGGGCCGCTTGCGCTTCCCGAGCCGCGATCTGGCGATGCGTTGCCTCTCCCCGCTCACACGTCCAGGTTCTGAACGCGCAGCGCGTTCGCTTCGATGAACTCGCGGCGCGGCTCGACTTCGTCGCCCATCAGGCTCGTGAACACGAGATCCGCCTCGACGGCGTCCTCGATCTTCACCTGCAGCAGCGTGCGCTTCTCCGGCTGCATCGTCGTCTCGGAGAGCTGCTCGGGATTCATCTCGCCGAGGCCCTTGTAGCGCTGGATCGAGAGCCCGCGTTCGCCGAGCTCGAGCACGCGCTTCAAGAGCGCGGTGCCCGTCGCGAAGCGCTCCGGTGCCCCCGCTTCGCTGCCGTCGGTTTCGCCGCCGAGGATGCGATAAGGCTCGGCGCCTTCCGCGCGCATCGCGGCCGCCAGCGCCGCGAGTCGCACGAGGTCCGCGCTCCGTAACAACTCGCCGTCGATCGTCGTGACCGTCGCGACACCGGAGCGGCGGGTCGTGGCGACGAGCCTCGCGCTGCCGTGCTCCGCGTCCGCCAGCGCCGCGAGCGCAAAGCCCCCCAGCGCGTCGGGATACAGCTCCGCGAGCTTCGCCTGAACGCGCGGTACGGCGCGCTCGAGCGCGGCGACGCTCGCGAGATCCGACTCCATGTTGAGCCCGGCTTGCAGCGCCGCGTCCGCAACGCGCGGATCGAGCCGCCGCAGCGCGAGGTGGTCCACGCCCTTGCGGTACTCGCTCGCGGCGGTGAGAAGGCGCCGCACGGCGTCGGGTGTGAGCTCGCGGCCGTCGTCACCGGCGGCGATGCGCACGCTCTCGAGCGCGAGGCCCTGCAGATACGCCTCGAGCGCCGCCTCGTCCTTCACGTACCGCTCGCTCTTGCCCTTCTTCACTTTGAAGAGCGGAGGCTGCGCGATGTAGACGTAGCCGCGATCGATGAGATCGCGCATTTGGCGATAGAAGAACGTCAACAGCAGCGTGCGGATGTGCGACCCGTCGACGTCGGCGTCCGTCATGATGATCACGCGGTGGTAGCGGGCCTTGCTGCCGTCGAACTCGTCGCCGAGACCGCAGCCGAGCGCCGCGATCAGCGCCTGAATCTCCGCGTTCGCGAGCATGCGATCGAGCCGCGCGCGCTCGACGTTCAGGATTTTCCCGCGCAGCGGGAGAATCGCCTGGAAGCTGCGATCGCGGCCCTGCTTCGCGGTGCCGCCGGCGGAGTTGCCCTCGACGATGAAGAGCTCGCTCTTCGCCGGATCGCGCTCCTGACAATCCGCGAGCTTCCCCGGGAGGCTGAAGTCGCTGAGCGCGCCTTTGCGCCGCGCGAGATCGCGCGCTTTGCGCGCCGCCGCGCGCGCGCGCGCCGCGTCGATCACCTTCGCGACGATCAGCTTCGCGACGCTCGGATTCTCTTCGAAGTACTCGAGCAGCCGCTCGTAGAAGAGACCCTCGACGAGCCCGCGCACTTCGCTGGTGCCGAGCTTCGCCTTGGTCTGCCCCTCGAACTCGGGCTGCGGCAGCTTCACGCTGATGACGGCCGTCAGGCCCTCGCGCACGTCGTCGCCGCTGAGCGTTTCGTCCGCGCCGCCTTTGCCGTTCTTGTTTTGCAGCGCGACGTAGCGCGCGATCGCGCGCGTCAGGGCCGTGCGAAACCCGATCAGGTGCGAGCCGCCTTCGACCGTGTTGATGTTGTTCGCGAAGGAGAAGACCGCCTCGTTGTACGAGTCGTTGTACTGGAGCGCGATCTCGACGCTGACCGGAATCTTGCGCGTGTGACCTTCGACGACGCGATCGCCCGAGACGTAGATCGGCGGCGCGTGGAGCGGCTGGCGTGCGCGCGACAGGTGTTCGACGAACGAGACGATGCCGCCCTCGAAGCAGAAGTCGTGCTCCTTGCCGCTGCGCTCGTCCTTGATCTGAATGCGCACGCCCGCGTTGAGGAACGCGAGCTCGCGCAGTCGCTGCGAGAGCGTGTCGAACGAGAAATCGGTGATCGGGAAGATCTGCGGATCGGGATGGAACGTGACCTTCGTGCCGGTCTTGTCCGTGGTTCCGATCTCGCGGAATTCGGACGCGGGCACGCCGCGCTCGAAGCGCTCTGCCCACACCTTCCCGTCGCGCTTGATCTCGACCTCGAGCCAGTCCGAGAGCGCGTTCACGACCGACACGCCCACGCCGTGGAGTCCGCCAGAAACCTTGTAGGTGCTCTCGTTGAACTTGCCGCCCGCGTGCAGTTTCGTGAGCACGATCTCGGCGGCTGGGCGCTTCTCGACGGGGTGCTCGTCGACGGGAATCCCGCGGCCGTCGTCGCACACCGTTACCGAGCCGTCGTCGTGAACCGTGACTTCGATCTCGCGGCAGAACCCGGCGAGAGCCTCGTCGATCGAGTTGTCGACCACCTCGTAGACGAGGTGATGAAGGCCATCGGGACCGGTGGTCCCGATGTACATCGCGGGGCGTTTGCGCACGGGCTCGAGGCCTTCGAGCACCTCGATCGAACTGGCGTCGTAGCTCACTGGCACTCATTCGCGCGGCGGCCGAATGGGGCGCTCGCGCTAGCAAACTCCGCCGCGATGGAGGGGCTGGCGAAGTCGGTGGAGCCTATCGGACGAGGCCTCACCGCAAAAGGGGAAAATGCGAGATAACTGCCGGGAGATGCTCGGTTTTCAGGCCGCGGGAAGGCCGCGCAAAGCCCTCAAAGCCGCATCGGCATGACGACCGCCAGGGAGTCCGCGTCGTCAGACGGACGGATCTCGACCGGCTTGTCCCCGTCCCGGAACGCGAGCTGGATTTCCTTTGCGTTCAGGGCCCCGAGGCAATCGAGCAGATACTTCGCGTTGAAGCCGATCGTCACGGCAGATCCCGCGAAGTCGATGTCGATCTCTTCTTGAGCCTCGCCCAGGTCCGGGCTGCTGGACGAGATCGTGAGCTTGCCCTCGCTGATGTCGAGCTTGATCGCTCGGCTGCGCTCGGCGGATAGCAGCGCAACGCGGCGCAAGGCGCGCACGAGAGGCTCCGCTTCGAGAGTGAGCTTGCGGTCCGAGGACTTCGGGATGACCTGCTTGTAATTAGGGAATTCGCCCTCGATCAGCCGCATCACCAGGGTGACGTCGCCCTTCCGAGCCAGGCCGTTGTTTCCTTCGAAACCGAGCTCGACTTCGTCTGCGTCTTCCTCATCCACGAGACGCTTGAGCT from Deltaproteobacteria bacterium harbors:
- the gyrB gene encoding DNA topoisomerase (ATP-hydrolyzing) subunit B, which codes for MPVSYDASSIEVLEGLEPVRKRPAMYIGTTGPDGLHHLVYEVVDNSIDEALAGFCREIEVTVHDDGSVTVCDDGRGIPVDEHPVEKRPAAEIVLTKLHAGGKFNESTYKVSGGLHGVGVSVVNALSDWLEVEIKRDGKVWAERFERGVPASEFREIGTTDKTGTKVTFHPDPQIFPITDFSFDTLSQRLRELAFLNAGVRIQIKDERSGKEHDFCFEGGIVSFVEHLSRARQPLHAPPIYVSGDRVVEGHTRKIPVSVEIALQYNDSYNEAVFSFANNINTVEGGSHLIGFRTALTRAIARYVALQNKNGKGGADETLSGDDVREGLTAVISVKLPQPEFEGQTKAKLGTSEVRGLVEGLFYERLLEYFEENPSVAKLIVAKVIDAARARAAARKARDLARRKGALSDFSLPGKLADCQERDPAKSELFIVEGNSAGGTAKQGRDRSFQAILPLRGKILNVERARLDRMLANAEIQALIAALGCGLGDEFDGSKARYHRVIIMTDADVDGSHIRTLLLTFFYRQMRDLIDRGYVYIAQPPLFKVKKGKSERYVKDEAALEAYLQGLALESVRIAAGDDGRELTPDAVRRLLTAASEYRKGVDHLALRRLDPRVADAALQAGLNMESDLASVAALERAVPRVQAKLAELYPDALGGFALAALADAEHGSARLVATTRRSGVATVTTIDGELLRSADLVRLAALAAAMRAEGAEPYRILGGETDGSEAGAPERFATGTALLKRVLELGERGLSIQRYKGLGEMNPEQLSETTMQPEKRTLLQVKIEDAVEADLVFTSLMGDEVEPRREFIEANALRVQNLDV